A stretch of the Desulforamulus ferrireducens genome encodes the following:
- a CDS encoding DsbA family oxidoreductase: protein MGKGIVDKLSQEYPLNITWVGYELRPERPAEGEDLAKLFPDFDPVAANERFNKLGAEYGIVFRPVSFLPNTKLALKATEYAKEQGLFEEFHAAVFHAYFSEGLNIGSREVILGIAASLGMDKAQMAAALEDARWEKQLEDNRKSGQKWQVTGLPTFILQDEKRIVGAQTYATFKKAIEQYLAP from the coding sequence ATCGGCAAAGGTATTGTCGACAAACTTTCCCAAGAGTACCCACTAAATATCACCTGGGTGGGTTATGAACTACGACCGGAAAGACCGGCGGAGGGTGAAGATCTGGCTAAGTTATTCCCCGATTTTGACCCGGTGGCTGCCAACGAACGTTTTAATAAATTGGGGGCTGAATATGGTATAGTCTTCCGGCCGGTGAGCTTTTTACCCAATACCAAACTGGCGCTAAAGGCTACGGAATACGCTAAGGAACAGGGACTCTTTGAGGAGTTTCACGCCGCTGTTTTTCATGCCTATTTTAGCGAAGGACTCAACATTGGCTCCCGCGAGGTAATTCTCGGTATTGCCGCATCCCTGGGTATGGATAAAGCCCAAATGGCAGCCGCCTTGGAGGATGCTAGATGGGAAAAACAATTGGAGGATAACCGTAAGTCTGGCCAAAAGTGGCAGGTAACGGGTTTACCCACTTTCATCTTGCAAGATGAAAAAAGGATTGTTGGAGCACAAACTTACGCTACTTTCAAAAAAGCAATAGAGCAATATCTGGCACCTTAA
- a CDS encoding SpoIIE family protein phosphatase has translation MKISIDIGVHQLKKHGEELCGDSVEIVRTGKADLVVLSDGLGSGVKANILSRLTAKTAATMLRLGGHIEEVIDTVAKTLPIDRDINAAYSTFSILQIQNNGRLYLVEYDNPPVFIGNGNYLFSPRREERYIAGKKIYEYEFDVDDRDWLVLTSDGVLNPGTNGLMNVSWGWERLARFIEESYKEDKTAADWAEEIAGICYTLYGEKPGDDVTVVAVKIKQPQHVTILIGPPQNKADDPRVVRKLMDSPGAKVVCGGTTGEIVGRILGRKVFIDLSSVAEGVPPVGMLPGIDLVTEGAVTLVQTLEHLKTNTRLKDLAQLRDGASRLTTLLMNANSIHIMVGTAKNDALAVDCTDVPAIYAYKHHVIRDLINTLREMGKEVKEEYF, from the coding sequence ATGAAAATTAGTATAGATATTGGCGTACACCAATTAAAGAAGCACGGCGAAGAACTATGCGGTGACAGCGTTGAGATTGTTCGTACCGGTAAAGCAGATCTGGTGGTGCTTTCCGACGGTTTGGGCAGCGGTGTTAAGGCTAACATCCTTTCCCGTCTCACCGCCAAAACTGCTGCTACAATGCTGCGCCTGGGCGGGCATATTGAAGAAGTAATTGATACCGTGGCCAAAACCCTGCCCATTGACAGGGATATCAACGCTGCCTACAGCACCTTCTCCATTTTACAAATACAGAATAATGGCAGGTTATATTTGGTTGAATACGATAACCCTCCTGTATTTATCGGCAATGGCAATTATTTGTTTTCTCCCCGTCGGGAGGAACGATATATAGCAGGGAAGAAAATTTATGAGTATGAATTTGATGTGGATGACCGGGATTGGCTGGTGCTAACCTCAGACGGAGTTCTCAACCCTGGCACAAATGGACTTATGAATGTAAGCTGGGGCTGGGAACGGCTAGCCCGTTTTATTGAAGAATCATATAAAGAGGACAAAACTGCCGCTGATTGGGCAGAGGAAATTGCCGGTATATGTTATACTCTCTACGGTGAGAAACCCGGTGACGATGTTACTGTGGTAGCTGTCAAGATAAAACAGCCCCAGCATGTAACCATCCTCATCGGTCCCCCTCAAAATAAAGCGGATGATCCACGGGTGGTAAGAAAGCTGATGGATTCACCAGGAGCCAAAGTGGTTTGCGGTGGTACTACCGGGGAAATTGTTGGCCGCATTCTGGGCCGTAAGGTGTTTATTGATCTTTCCTCGGTGGCGGAAGGAGTGCCACCGGTGGGCATGCTACCGGGTATTGACCTGGTGACAGAGGGTGCGGTAACTCTGGTACAAACCTTAGAGCACCTAAAGACCAACACCCGCTTAAAGGACTTAGCGCAGCTACGGGATGGTGCCAGCCGTTTAACCACCTTACTAATGAATGCCAACAGCATCCATATCATGGTAGGAACCGCCAAAAACGACGCCCTAGCCGTAGACTGTACTGACGTACCTGCCATTTATGCTTACAAACACCATGTTATCAGGGACTTAATCAACACGCTGCGGGAAATGGGCAAAGAAGTTAAAGAGGAATATTTTTAG
- a CDS encoding ABC transporter ATP-binding protein produces MICAKNLSKSFGDITAVAEVSLQVQQGDIFGLVGPDGAGKTTLIRMICGLITPDSGGLKVTHGGTSFGYMPQKFSLYGDLTVMENINFYGAMYGLDRKTITERADEILQITNLFRFKDRFADALSGGMKQKLALTCALLPRPLLLVLDEPTFGVDPESRKEFWKILYQLNQRGMTILVSTPYMDEAELCKKVGFMNNGRLSAVDTPRNLKNRYPYQILELKCASREPEIFHGLPQVLDSSFYGDKYRLVVREARAAEAAVRQFLQDQKITLYQLVECKPTMEDVFVALAEKEVVEWNL; encoded by the coding sequence ATGATTTGCGCCAAAAACCTGAGCAAAAGCTTTGGTGACATAACTGCCGTGGCAGAGGTATCCCTACAGGTACAGCAGGGTGACATTTTTGGCCTGGTGGGACCGGATGGAGCGGGCAAAACCACCCTGATAAGAATGATCTGTGGGCTAATTACACCGGACAGTGGCGGTTTAAAAGTTACCCATGGGGGAACTAGCTTTGGTTATATGCCCCAAAAATTTAGCCTCTACGGGGATTTGACCGTCATGGAGAATATCAACTTTTATGGAGCAATGTATGGTTTAGATCGAAAAACCATTACTGAGAGAGCAGATGAGATATTGCAAATAACCAATCTGTTTAGATTTAAAGATAGGTTTGCCGATGCTCTTTCCGGCGGCATGAAACAAAAATTGGCCCTCACCTGTGCTCTCTTGCCCCGACCACTTCTTTTAGTGTTGGATGAACCTACCTTTGGTGTGGACCCGGAATCCCGCAAGGAATTCTGGAAGATTCTTTATCAGTTAAATCAAAGGGGCATGACCATACTGGTTTCTACCCCTTATATGGATGAAGCGGAACTTTGTAAAAAGGTTGGTTTTATGAATAACGGCAGGCTGTCGGCAGTAGATACACCGAGAAATTTGAAGAATAGGTATCCTTATCAAATCCTGGAACTTAAATGTGCCTCCCGAGAGCCGGAAATTTTTCATGGTTTGCCGCAGGTATTAGATTCTAGCTTTTACGGTGATAAATATCGACTGGTGGTGCGGGAAGCAAGGGCTGCTGAGGCAGCGGTGCGGCAATTCCTCCAGGATCAGAAGATTACTCTGTACCAGCTGGTCGAATGCAAACCTACCATGGAAGATGTGTTTGTTGCTTTAGCAGAAAAAGAGGTGGTAGAGTGGAATTTGTAG
- a CDS encoding ABC transporter ATP-binding protein: MEFVVTTSDLTRKFGDFTAVDRLNINIAAGEIYGFLGPNGSGKSTTIRMLCGILSPTSGSGRVLGYDLATEAEKIKPHIGYMSQKFSLYDDLTVYENLDFYAGIYSVPYVERRRRIGEMIELASLNGREKELVANLSIGWKQRLALGCSIIARPSILFLDEPTSGISPTSRKMFFNIIQRLANQGTTVMVTTHFMDEAERCSNIAFISEGRLIANDTPDNLKHRVLSGVLVEVEVANPMHWLEKLENLAYVRDCSIHGSLLHVLLEHETCLEDLRAYTGGAVNPITPSLEDVFIALAKGKRRGSHE; encoded by the coding sequence GTGGAATTTGTAGTCACAACCAGTGATTTGACCCGCAAATTTGGTGATTTCACTGCGGTGGATCGACTGAATATTAACATTGCTGCCGGGGAAATCTATGGTTTTCTTGGCCCCAATGGTTCTGGTAAATCTACCACCATCCGCATGCTGTGCGGTATATTGTCACCAACCTCCGGTTCCGGTCGGGTGTTGGGGTATGACTTGGCCACCGAAGCGGAAAAAATTAAACCCCACATTGGCTATATGTCGCAAAAGTTTAGTCTTTATGACGACCTTACGGTCTACGAAAATTTAGATTTTTATGCCGGCATTTATAGTGTGCCCTATGTTGAGCGCCGACGCCGTATTGGTGAAATGATTGAGTTAGCTTCTCTAAATGGTCGGGAGAAGGAACTGGTGGCTAACTTAAGTATCGGTTGGAAGCAGCGACTGGCCCTGGGCTGTTCCATTATTGCCAGGCCGTCCATCTTATTTTTAGATGAACCCACCAGTGGCATCAGCCCCACCAGCCGTAAAATGTTTTTTAACATTATTCAGCGGTTGGCTAACCAAGGAACCACTGTCATGGTTACCACCCATTTTATGGATGAAGCAGAACGCTGCAGTAATATTGCCTTTATTTCTGAGGGCAGGTTAATTGCCAATGATACACCGGACAACCTGAAACACCGGGTGCTCAGCGGGGTACTGGTGGAAGTAGAGGTAGCAAACCCCATGCACTGGCTGGAGAAACTGGAAAACCTAGCCTATGTGAGAGATTGCTCCATTCATGGCTCTCTTTTACATGTCTTGTTGGAACATGAAACTTGTCTGGAGGATCTGAGAGCCTACACCGGGGGAGCAGTTAATCCAATCACCCCTTCCCTGGAGGATGTTTTTATCGCTCTGGCCAAGGGTAAAAGGAGGGGAAGCCATGAGTAG
- a CDS encoding HlyD family secretion protein, giving the protein MNKRIIALVMIVLVGVSVLVYQKFVPKAETGLTASGTIEATTVELNAKLSGTLAELNIKAGQQVTKGQLVGQIERNDLVAQKERDALSVLKAEAQLRDLTSGARVQEIKEATAAVNIAQANLEKAQADWQRGEQLFKEGAIAQDTYEKLVTDLQVKQNLLESARAKLSLLEEGSRPETIKAAQTEVERSKAVLKASEALLADTKIISPINGTVLSTNREAGEFVQAGTSLATVADLQDMWIRVYVATDDLPRIKLNQQVVFTVSGSDKHYQGVIEEIASQGEFTPKTIQTKKERTNIVFAVKIRIDQQDGQLKPGMPADVVFE; this is encoded by the coding sequence ATGAACAAAAGGATCATAGCCCTGGTAATGATTGTGCTGGTTGGGGTATCGGTTTTGGTCTATCAAAAATTTGTGCCGAAGGCAGAAACCGGGTTAACCGCCAGCGGCACCATTGAAGCCACCACTGTGGAACTAAATGCTAAATTATCCGGTACACTGGCAGAGCTAAATATTAAAGCTGGACAACAAGTAACCAAGGGTCAACTGGTTGGTCAAATAGAGAGAAATGACTTAGTGGCTCAGAAGGAACGTGATGCCCTTAGCGTGCTAAAGGCTGAAGCACAGTTAAGGGATCTGACCTCTGGTGCCCGAGTGCAGGAAATAAAAGAGGCCACTGCGGCAGTTAATATTGCCCAAGCTAACCTAGAGAAAGCTCAGGCCGATTGGCAGCGGGGTGAGCAGTTATTTAAGGAAGGAGCCATAGCCCAGGACACTTATGAAAAACTAGTAACCGATTTGCAAGTAAAGCAAAATCTACTGGAATCTGCCCGTGCCAAGCTAAGTTTGTTGGAAGAGGGCAGCCGACCTGAAACAATCAAGGCAGCTCAAACTGAAGTTGAGCGCAGCAAGGCAGTGTTAAAAGCCTCTGAAGCACTGTTGGCAGATACCAAAATCATTTCCCCCATTAATGGCACCGTGTTGTCCACCAACCGGGAAGCGGGTGAGTTTGTTCAGGCAGGCACCTCCCTGGCCACTGTGGCAGATTTACAGGATATGTGGATTCGGGTATATGTCGCCACTGACGATTTACCCAGGATTAAACTGAACCAACAGGTGGTTTTCACGGTCAGTGGCAGTGACAAGCATTACCAAGGGGTGATTGAAGAAATCGCCTCCCAGGGGGAGTTTACCCCTAAAACCATTCAAACCAAAAAGGAACGTACCAACATTGTATTTGCCGTAAAAATTAGGATTGACCAGCAAGATGGCCAATTGAAGCCTGGTATGCCGGCGGATGTGGTCTTTGAATAG
- the pdxK gene encoding pyridoxine/pyridoxal/pyridoxamine kinase translates to MYKALTIAGSDSSGGAGLQADLKTFQELGVYGMSAITTIVSMDPDTWQHNVFPQAKEIVKSQLNTILSIGVNAMKTGMLGSTELIELAAQTIDEYKIENVVVDPVMICKGDDTVLDPDNAKSLREVLVPRATVVTPNLFEAAQLSQQAPIKTIEEMKEAAKKIHALGAKYVVIKGGSRIEHEKAIDLFYDGQTFEILEGDRINTSYTHGAGCTYSAAITAELAKGNSVREAMRVAKEFITAAIRHSFPFNKFTGPTNHLAYRKYVK, encoded by the coding sequence ATGTACAAAGCACTAACCATCGCCGGTTCAGACAGCAGCGGAGGCGCCGGGCTTCAAGCAGATTTAAAAACTTTCCAGGAGCTCGGTGTTTACGGTATGTCAGCCATTACTACCATTGTTTCTATGGATCCAGATACTTGGCAGCACAACGTCTTTCCACAAGCCAAGGAGATTGTCAAATCTCAATTAAACACCATTCTTTCCATCGGTGTTAATGCTATGAAAACCGGTATGCTCGGTTCAACTGAGTTAATTGAATTAGCAGCCCAAACTATAGATGAATATAAAATAGAAAACGTTGTGGTAGACCCGGTTATGATTTGCAAAGGAGACGATACAGTTTTAGACCCGGATAATGCCAAGAGCCTAAGGGAAGTTTTGGTTCCCCGGGCCACCGTGGTCACACCCAACTTATTTGAAGCAGCACAGCTTAGTCAGCAGGCTCCCATTAAAACCATAGAGGAAATGAAGGAAGCTGCCAAAAAAATTCACGCTTTGGGAGCTAAGTATGTGGTAATTAAAGGTGGCTCTCGCATAGAACACGAAAAAGCCATCGATTTGTTCTACGATGGACAAACCTTTGAGATTCTTGAGGGAGATAGAATTAACACATCCTACACCCACGGTGCAGGCTGCACCTATTCTGCAGCCATCACAGCCGAGTTGGCTAAGGGCAATTCGGTCAGGGAAGCCATGCGGGTGGCCAAGGAATTTATTACAGCAGCCATTCGCCACTCTTTCCCCTTTAATAAGTTTACCGGCCCCACCAATCATTTGGCTTATCGGAAATATGTGAAGTAA
- a CDS encoding NAD(P)/FAD-dependent oxidoreductase, with protein sequence MKSYDVIVVGAGPAGIFTCYELALKAPNLKVLLIDKGRDIYKRQCPILQKRVTKCPPPTVKKEIAGCMPACSVTNGFGGAGAYSDGKFNITTEFGGWMTDYLAPSEVLELIKYVDQINLKHGATKVVSDPTTPAVKNIEKRGLGAGLKLLRAEVRHLGTEQNLEILKDIFEFLKPRVDMLFETEVEDILLEQKNDKYYIKGITTKREEEFYAKKVVLVPGRDGSEWLDGMFRKHHLEMTNNQVDVGVRVETLNTIMEEINEHLYEGKFIYRSSTGTTVRTFCSNPAGHVVIENHSGVMLANGHAYQDKALGSENTNFALLVSHKFSYPFNKPIEYAKSISRLANDLSNGSVLIQRFGDIIKGRRSTEKRIQEGFVEPTLKEAVPGNLGLVLPYNTMKSIIEMIQALDSVTPGIASEHTLLYGVEAKFYSSRPKLNDKFETDINGLYAGGDGAGITRGLAQAGACGVHIARDIIKQLS encoded by the coding sequence GTGAAAAGTTATGATGTGATTGTGGTGGGTGCTGGCCCAGCCGGTATTTTTACTTGCTACGAACTAGCCTTAAAAGCGCCTAATCTTAAGGTACTGCTAATCGATAAAGGCCGCGATATTTATAAGCGACAATGTCCCATTTTGCAAAAGAGAGTAACCAAGTGTCCCCCGCCTACGGTAAAGAAGGAAATTGCCGGTTGTATGCCCGCCTGCTCTGTAACTAACGGTTTTGGTGGTGCAGGAGCCTATTCCGACGGCAAATTTAATATTACCACCGAATTTGGCGGCTGGATGACTGATTATCTGGCTCCCTCAGAAGTATTGGAACTAATTAAATATGTAGATCAAATCAACTTAAAACACGGTGCTACGAAAGTTGTTTCTGATCCCACCACTCCGGCGGTGAAGAATATTGAGAAACGCGGTTTGGGTGCCGGTCTTAAACTATTAAGGGCAGAAGTTAGACACCTGGGCACTGAACAAAACCTGGAGATATTAAAAGATATTTTCGAGTTCCTCAAGCCTCGTGTTGATATGCTTTTTGAGACTGAGGTTGAGGATATTCTTTTGGAACAAAAGAATGACAAGTACTATATTAAAGGGATTACCACAAAAAGGGAAGAGGAATTTTATGCTAAAAAGGTAGTACTGGTCCCTGGTCGAGATGGTTCGGAATGGTTGGATGGCATGTTTAGAAAGCACCATTTAGAAATGACCAATAACCAGGTAGATGTAGGGGTAAGGGTGGAAACCTTAAATACCATTATGGAAGAAATCAACGAGCATCTCTATGAAGGGAAATTTATTTACCGTTCTTCCACCGGTACCACCGTTCGTACCTTCTGCAGTAACCCAGCGGGACACGTGGTTATTGAAAACCACAGTGGCGTTATGCTGGCCAATGGTCATGCTTATCAAGATAAAGCACTGGGCAGTGAGAATACCAACTTTGCCTTGCTGGTGTCGCACAAGTTCTCTTATCCCTTTAACAAACCTATTGAATATGCTAAATCCATCTCCCGTTTGGCTAACGATTTATCCAACGGTAGTGTTTTAATTCAACGTTTTGGTGACATCATTAAGGGCCGCCGCTCCACTGAAAAACGTATTCAGGAGGGTTTTGTGGAGCCTACCTTAAAGGAAGCTGTGCCCGGCAACCTGGGCTTAGTCTTACCCTATAACACCATGAAAAGTATTATTGAAATGATTCAGGCTTTGGATAGTGTCACGCCGGGCATTGCCTCTGAACATACCCTGCTTTATGGTGTAGAGGCTAAATTCTACTCCTCCCGTCCCAAGTTAAATGATAAGTTTGAAACAGACATCAATGGCCTCTATGCCGGGGGTGACGGTGCGGGTATTACCCGTGGCTTAGCCCAGGCAGGCGCCTGCGGTGTGCATATTGCCAGGGATATTATTAAGCAGTTAAGTTAG
- a CDS encoding [Fe-Fe] hydrogenase large subunit C-terminal domain-containing protein: MGLIYTGAKCRDCYRCVRICQLKAIRMTAIGEKRRFQAQVMDELCVHCGQCILACPQKAKRPVSDLKQVVQLLAEGTPVIAVVAASFVSALPLKNPDVLPTILKELGFTAVQETSTGASLVTKTYLELGFDKPMLVSYCPVIVNLVERYYPELISMLAPVVSPMIAQGRLIKKSNPAAKVAYIGPCAAKRDEAHLLGLQDSVDYFLGFNELWQWLQEKEINPDQLTATSFDQFSPRQERIFPVEGGMIWTVAEELREAGESFITLSGLDNCLDFLKHLSSGEITNPPKLMELWACKGGCVNGPLSLCLDESIFMRQRKLLDYYHSPTLDEQTESPVALPKISLSRSFTNRKVEMPLPSESEIKAILARTGKHSPNQEFNCGNCGYNSCRDKAIAVYQGKAEVEMCIPYMRKRAESMSNRVISAMPNAIIVVGKNLDILEINPAAEQLFRCSAAEVVGQRLLAIMPAGNFMKVIQTGEKLHATSRHPNLNIVTNEIIFPVKGTDAVVGIFLDITNEIKQQAQHELLKSQTIQQAQEVIEKQMTVAQEIAGLLGEATAETKVQLGKLIKLMRQETL; the protein is encoded by the coding sequence ATGGGATTAATATACACCGGAGCTAAATGCCGAGATTGTTATCGCTGCGTTCGTATTTGTCAGTTAAAAGCCATCCGCATGACTGCCATCGGTGAAAAACGTAGATTTCAAGCTCAGGTCATGGATGAGTTGTGTGTGCACTGCGGCCAATGTATTTTAGCCTGCCCCCAAAAGGCTAAAAGGCCTGTTTCTGATCTTAAGCAGGTAGTACAACTACTGGCCGAGGGAACGCCGGTTATTGCTGTGGTAGCTGCTTCCTTTGTCAGTGCCTTACCTCTGAAAAACCCGGATGTTTTACCTACCATTTTAAAAGAACTGGGCTTTACGGCAGTGCAGGAAACCTCCACCGGAGCTAGCCTGGTCACCAAAACATACTTGGAATTGGGTTTTGACAAACCCATGCTCGTTAGTTACTGTCCGGTTATCGTCAACCTTGTTGAGCGATATTATCCAGAGCTAATTTCTATGTTGGCGCCGGTGGTATCACCCATGATCGCTCAAGGCCGTTTAATTAAAAAATCCAATCCAGCAGCCAAGGTAGCCTATATTGGCCCCTGCGCCGCCAAGCGTGACGAGGCTCACCTCCTTGGCTTACAGGATAGTGTGGATTATTTCCTGGGGTTTAATGAACTATGGCAGTGGCTCCAGGAAAAGGAAATTAATCCTGACCAGCTAACCGCCACTTCCTTTGATCAATTTTCTCCACGGCAAGAACGGATTTTTCCGGTGGAAGGCGGCATGATTTGGACGGTGGCCGAGGAACTGCGGGAAGCCGGGGAAAGTTTTATCACCCTTTCAGGGTTGGATAACTGCCTGGATTTCCTTAAACATTTAAGCAGCGGCGAGATTACTAACCCTCCCAAACTAATGGAGCTTTGGGCCTGTAAGGGCGGCTGTGTGAACGGTCCGTTATCCCTTTGTCTGGATGAAAGTATATTTATGCGGCAGCGTAAGTTGCTGGACTATTACCACTCGCCCACCCTGGATGAGCAAACAGAATCTCCCGTGGCCTTGCCAAAGATTTCACTGAGTCGCAGTTTTACTAACCGTAAGGTTGAGATGCCTTTACCCAGCGAAAGTGAGATCAAAGCCATCTTAGCCCGCACCGGTAAACATAGCCCCAATCAAGAATTTAACTGCGGTAACTGCGGTTACAATTCCTGCCGCGACAAAGCCATTGCGGTTTATCAAGGCAAGGCAGAGGTGGAAATGTGTATCCCCTATATGAGGAAGCGTGCGGAATCCATGTCTAACCGGGTAATTTCCGCTATGCCCAACGCCATTATTGTCGTGGGTAAAAATCTTGATATTTTAGAAATTAACCCTGCAGCGGAACAGCTCTTCCGGTGTTCTGCGGCGGAAGTGGTGGGTCAGCGGTTACTGGCCATTATGCCTGCGGGAAATTTTATGAAGGTTATTCAAACCGGTGAAAAACTTCATGCCACCAGCAGGCACCCCAATCTAAACATTGTCACCAATGAAATTATTTTCCCTGTTAAAGGTACCGATGCGGTGGTGGGCATTTTCCTTGATATTACCAACGAGATAAAACAACAGGCACAGCACGAACTCTTAAAGAGCCAAACCATTCAGCAGGCCCAGGAGGTTATCGAAAAACAAATGACGGTGGCCCAAGAGATTGCCGGTCTGTTGGGTGAAGCTACCGCCGAAACCAAAGTACAACTGGGAAAATTGATCAAGCTAATGCGGCAGGAAACCCTTTAG